In Nicotiana tabacum cultivar K326 chromosome 21, ASM71507v2, whole genome shotgun sequence, one DNA window encodes the following:
- the LOC107799017 gene encoding protein JASON-like isoform X1, translated as MVWSWLVIGGDCDQSNNSNPNAVITVVRAVVAAVMGCLFGCFKIKDVTVPNAPCTDSQSNIVSQSTPTKEPLVSCNRSPLSSLLTEDKDETNTLGCEEVENQSSDTPMAQLDANDLRNQAKFLKACGTLHETPAEIRTCSVKCKDLSAPVEEVEPLKFHSWPSDATFQKLISNLQPDQLTPIRTDGVNKQSGSLVHTPSSCLTDGQSGQSFSKNSIDGSGNSNTPIFIKVNANLALNDNTASAALPVTAPTSQYRYRSVHFESESDLSSMSSKCISSETSQSSEQSESSGNYNASKYSPYPTPLKLTDEMQTPGTIFPAYLDHMGIAKTARIRSQFVYPVLNPVDNASQLNELLNEDSYSTQDSNSRLLSSHTTGSDQRPDEANLISDLGISGFTETSVDKDSKPLSINQVQSKQHLGSVYGGENVHYGRTPGDRPIIGLVAAHWNDDETSRISPKWWDGNGIPNSTNKYKEDQKVSWHATPFEERLEKALSQETNIPERTQLSGTLPIAFGEN; from the exons ATGGTGTGGTCGTGGCTAGTGATCGGAGGAGATTGTGATCAATCGAACAATTCTAACCCTAACGCCGTGATTACGGTGGTTCGTGCGGTGGTTGCGGCTGTCATGGGCTGTCTCTTCGGCTGTTTCAAAATCAAGGATGTTACGGTTCCTAATGCTCCTTGTACCGATTCGCAATCGAATATTGTCTCGCAATCTACTCCTACTAAG GAACCTTTGGTGTCTTGCAATAGAAGTCCACTATCTTCACTTTTAACTGAAG ATAAAGATGAGACCAACACTTTGGGCTGCGAAGAAGTAGAGAATCAGAGTTCGGATACACCTATGGCACAATTGGATGCAAATGATCTTAGGAATCAG GCCAAGTTTCTCAAAGCTTGTGGAACCTTACATGAGACCCCTGCTGAAATTCGAACCTGCTCAGTGAAATGCAAAGACCTGTCAGCTCCAGTGGAAGAAGTTGAACCTTTAAAATTCCATTCTTGGCCCTCTGATGCAACATTTCAGAAGCTCATCTCAAATTTGCAACCTGATCAGCTCACACCTATCAGAACCGATGGAGTAAACAAGCAATCTGGTTCATTGGTGCATACGCCTAGCAG TTGTTTGACGGATGGACAAAGTGGTCAAAGTTTCTCTAAGAACTCCATTGATGGCAGTGGGAATTCTAACACTCCGATATTCATCAAGGTTAATGCTAATCTGGCTCTAAATGATAACACGGCTTCAGCAGCTTTACCAGTCACTGCTCCAACTTCCCAGTACAGATACAGATCTGTCCATTTCGAAAGCGAGTCAGATCTATCTTCTATGTCATCAAAATGTATTTCATCTGAAACCAGTCAAAGTTCCGAACAGTCTGAATCATCAGGCAACTATAATGCATCAAAGTATTCACCCTATCCAACCCCATTAAAGCTAACTGATGAGATGCAAACGCCTGGAACCATTTTTCCAGCATATTTGGACCACATGGGAATTGCTAAAACTGCACGGATCAGGTCTCAGTTTGTGTATCCTGTTTTAAACCCTGTGGATAATGCCTCACAGTTGAATGAATTGTTAAATGAAGATTCTTACTCCACTCAAGATTCCAATTCTAGATTATTGTCCAGTCACACGACAGGTTCTGATCAAAGGCCTGACGAAGCAAACCTTATATCAGACCTAGGAATATCCGGATTCACAGAAACTTCAGTTGATAAAGACTCAAAACCACTTTCAATCAATCAGGTGCAGAGTAAGCAGCATCTTGGTTCTGTTTATGGTGGTGAAAATGTTCATTATGGCAGAACTCCTGGAGATAGACCTATCATTGGGTTGGTTGCGGCTCATTGGAATGATGATGAAACTTCTCGTATATCTCCTAAATGGTGGGATGGAAATGGGATTCCAAATTCTACTAACAAGTACAAAGAG GATCAAAAAGTTAGTTGGCATGCAACGCCATTTGAGGAGAGACTGGAGAAGGCATTGTCACAAGAGACTAATATTCCAGAAAG GACGCAACTCAGTGGAACGCTACCAATTGCTTTTGGTGAAAACTGA
- the LOC107799017 gene encoding protein JASON-like isoform X2 — translation MVWSWLVIGGDCDQSNNSNPNAVITVVRAVVAAVMGCLFGCFKIKDVTVPNAPCTDSQSNIVSQSTPTKEPLVSCNRSPLSSLLTEDKDETNTLGCEEVENQSSDTPMAQLDANDLRNQAKFLKACGTLHETPAEIRTCSVKCKDLSAPVEEVEPLKFHSWPSDATFQKLISNLQPDQLTPIRTDGVNKQSGSLVHTPSSCLTDGQSGQSFSKNSIDGSGNSNTPIFIKVNANLALNDNTASAALPVTAPTSQYRYRSVHFESESDLSSMSSKCISSETSQSSEQSESSGNYNASKYSPYPTPLKLTDEMQTPGTIFPAYLDHMGIAKTARIRSQFVYPVLNPVDNASQLNELLNEDSYSTQDSNSRLLSSHTTGSDQRPDEANLISDLGISGFTETSVDKDSKPLSINQVQSKQHLGSVYGGENVHYGRTPGDRPIIGLVAAHWNDDETSRISPKWWDGNGIPNSTNKYKEDQKVSWHATPFEERLEKALSQETNIPES, via the exons ATGGTGTGGTCGTGGCTAGTGATCGGAGGAGATTGTGATCAATCGAACAATTCTAACCCTAACGCCGTGATTACGGTGGTTCGTGCGGTGGTTGCGGCTGTCATGGGCTGTCTCTTCGGCTGTTTCAAAATCAAGGATGTTACGGTTCCTAATGCTCCTTGTACCGATTCGCAATCGAATATTGTCTCGCAATCTACTCCTACTAAG GAACCTTTGGTGTCTTGCAATAGAAGTCCACTATCTTCACTTTTAACTGAAG ATAAAGATGAGACCAACACTTTGGGCTGCGAAGAAGTAGAGAATCAGAGTTCGGATACACCTATGGCACAATTGGATGCAAATGATCTTAGGAATCAG GCCAAGTTTCTCAAAGCTTGTGGAACCTTACATGAGACCCCTGCTGAAATTCGAACCTGCTCAGTGAAATGCAAAGACCTGTCAGCTCCAGTGGAAGAAGTTGAACCTTTAAAATTCCATTCTTGGCCCTCTGATGCAACATTTCAGAAGCTCATCTCAAATTTGCAACCTGATCAGCTCACACCTATCAGAACCGATGGAGTAAACAAGCAATCTGGTTCATTGGTGCATACGCCTAGCAG TTGTTTGACGGATGGACAAAGTGGTCAAAGTTTCTCTAAGAACTCCATTGATGGCAGTGGGAATTCTAACACTCCGATATTCATCAAGGTTAATGCTAATCTGGCTCTAAATGATAACACGGCTTCAGCAGCTTTACCAGTCACTGCTCCAACTTCCCAGTACAGATACAGATCTGTCCATTTCGAAAGCGAGTCAGATCTATCTTCTATGTCATCAAAATGTATTTCATCTGAAACCAGTCAAAGTTCCGAACAGTCTGAATCATCAGGCAACTATAATGCATCAAAGTATTCACCCTATCCAACCCCATTAAAGCTAACTGATGAGATGCAAACGCCTGGAACCATTTTTCCAGCATATTTGGACCACATGGGAATTGCTAAAACTGCACGGATCAGGTCTCAGTTTGTGTATCCTGTTTTAAACCCTGTGGATAATGCCTCACAGTTGAATGAATTGTTAAATGAAGATTCTTACTCCACTCAAGATTCCAATTCTAGATTATTGTCCAGTCACACGACAGGTTCTGATCAAAGGCCTGACGAAGCAAACCTTATATCAGACCTAGGAATATCCGGATTCACAGAAACTTCAGTTGATAAAGACTCAAAACCACTTTCAATCAATCAGGTGCAGAGTAAGCAGCATCTTGGTTCTGTTTATGGTGGTGAAAATGTTCATTATGGCAGAACTCCTGGAGATAGACCTATCATTGGGTTGGTTGCGGCTCATTGGAATGATGATGAAACTTCTCGTATATCTCCTAAATGGTGGGATGGAAATGGGATTCCAAATTCTACTAACAAGTACAAAGAG GATCAAAAAGTTAGTTGGCATGCAACGCCATTTGAGGAGAGACTGGAGAAGGCATTGTCACAAGAGACTAATATTCCAGAAAG TTAA